A stretch of the Desulfobacter sp. genome encodes the following:
- a CDS encoding alpha/beta hydrolase → MGGLITAAYLMDHQDKVDGAVLSSPGVKIPDHVTPATRMAARFFSWIAPGLGIKQLEASDICRDPAVVSAYVNAPLVSTGKITARLAAQILDACERVMAGAGRITLPAIILQGGSDALVDPEGATLFHDALGSKDKTLKIYPNKFHEIFNDPGYDQVFSDMTDWLQKRI, encoded by the coding sequence ATGGGCGGATTGATCACCGCGGCCTACCTTATGGATCACCAGGACAAGGTGGATGGGGCCGTCCTCTCAAGCCCCGGGGTAAAAATCCCGGACCATGTCACCCCGGCCACCCGCATGGCCGCCCGGTTTTTCTCCTGGATCGCACCGGGCCTTGGTATCAAACAACTTGAAGCCTCAGACATCTGCCGCGATCCCGCCGTGGTCTCAGCCTATGTGAATGCCCCCCTGGTCTCCACGGGAAAAATAACCGCCCGGCTGGCCGCACAAATTCTGGATGCCTGTGAACGTGTCATGGCAGGGGCCGGCAGGATTACGCTTCCCGCCATTATTCTTCAGGGCGGATCCGATGCCCTGGTAGACCCTGAAGGGGCCACTCTTTTCCATGACGCCCTGGGATCAAAAGACAAAACATTAAAAATTTATCCCAATAAATTTCATGAAATTTTTAATGACCCCGGATATGATCAGGTCTTTTCAGATATGACAGACTGGCTCCAAAAAAGGATATAG
- a CDS encoding CGGC domain-containing protein, translating to MEKVAIVGCGSYIDQGYGCPGEWRCLKAAANGDGKFESPSAVVSFVKCQCPGRTVVPSLGMAAKLSEIKPDKIYLSSCLANAVPQCPYTSAEDLAGIIKDKTGIDVIIGTHDYH from the coding sequence ATGGAAAAGGTTGCAATTGTAGGCTGTGGCTCGTATATTGATCAAGGATATGGTTGTCCCGGTGAATGGCGATGCCTGAAAGCTGCTGCCAATGGAGATGGCAAATTTGAATCCCCATCTGCAGTAGTTTCTTTTGTCAAATGCCAATGCCCGGGCAGAACTGTCGTTCCCAGCCTTGGCATGGCCGCAAAATTGTCTGAAATTAAACCAGACAAGATTTATCTTAGCTCCTGCCTGGCTAACGCAGTTCCGCAGTGCCCGTATACCAGTGCCGAAGATCTGGCCGGTATTATAAAAGATAAAACGGGTATAGACGTTATAATAGGAACCCACGACTACCACTAA
- a CDS encoding alpha/beta hydrolase: MAQENGYFNGPKETKIFYQCWLPQTEAGAVLIAVHGLAEHSGRYMNLVNSLVPQGFSVYAQNHYGHGKSGGKRLFVPDFKLFTRTLDQFIDQVKE; encoded by the coding sequence ATGGCGCAGGAAAACGGATATTTCAATGGCCCCAAAGAGACAAAAATTTTTTATCAATGCTGGCTGCCCCAAACAGAGGCAGGGGCAGTCCTGATTGCGGTTCACGGTCTTGCCGAACACAGCGGACGGTATATGAATCTTGTGAACAGCCTTGTGCCCCAGGGATTCTCAGTTTACGCCCAGAACCACTACGGCCATGGAAAATCAGGGGGGAAACGATTGTTTGTGCCTGATTTTAAACTCTTTACCCGTACCCTGGATCAATTTATCGATCAGGTCAAAGAATAG
- a CDS encoding ketopantoate reductase family protein encodes MEKLNTHVIWGAGAMGGIMAAYWARQGMSVTCVDNNRAHVKAIAENGIKITGPIEEFTQPLHIITPEQAKGPLKKVYLATKSVHTAQAVQQIVPLLAPDGYIVSWQNGLNEDDIAAAAGQDRTIGSFINFSADVAEPGVIHFGGRGTTVVGELDGRTSDRIQRLHEHMKIFNPDSVLTDNIFGYLWSKIEYGSMLFAEATSNRGITEMFEMEKWHDLLIGLGHEIVAVARAEGIRLLPFNGFDPKAFEPGAGQAAGRASLEALAEHNRPHTKTHSGVWRDLAVHKRKTEVDTIMGAVIPKAEKHGIDIPLTRQVIDAVHKIESGKAVQNDFHMDQMALAYKKNRA; translated from the coding sequence ATGGAAAAACTCAACACACATGTCATCTGGGGCGCCGGGGCCATGGGGGGCATCATGGCCGCCTATTGGGCACGACAAGGGATGTCCGTCACCTGCGTGGACAATAACCGGGCCCACGTGAAGGCCATTGCCGAAAACGGCATAAAAATCACCGGCCCCATTGAAGAATTTACCCAGCCGTTGCACATCATCACCCCGGAGCAGGCTAAAGGCCCCCTGAAAAAGGTCTATCTGGCCACCAAATCCGTTCATACGGCCCAGGCCGTCCAACAGATCGTACCCCTGCTGGCCCCGGACGGATATATCGTGTCCTGGCAAAACGGACTCAACGAAGATGACATCGCAGCAGCAGCAGGCCAAGACCGGACCATTGGATCTTTTATCAACTTCAGTGCAGATGTGGCAGAGCCCGGGGTCATCCATTTCGGGGGCCGGGGAACCACGGTGGTGGGAGAATTGGACGGCAGGACCAGTGACCGCATCCAGCGCCTTCATGAACATATGAAAATTTTCAATCCGGACTCCGTGCTCACGGACAATATTTTCGGGTACCTATGGAGCAAAATCGAGTACGGGTCCATGCTTTTTGCCGAAGCCACATCCAACCGGGGAATCACAGAGATGTTTGAAATGGAAAAATGGCATGATCTGCTCATCGGTCTGGGCCACGAAATCGTGGCTGTAGCCCGGGCAGAAGGGATCCGGCTTTTGCCCTTTAACGGATTTGACCCCAAAGCCTTTGAACCGGGTGCGGGTCAGGCAGCAGGCAGGGCATCTCTTGAGGCCCTGGCCGAACACAACCGGCCTCACACCAAGACCCACAGCGGGGTATGGAGAGACCTGGCCGTACACAAACGCAAAACCGAGGTGGACACCATCATGGGAGCAGTGATTCCCAAGGCCGAAAAACATGGAATCGACATTCCCCTGACCCGCCAGGTCATTGATGCCGTCCACAAAATTGAATCCGGCAAGGCGGTCCAAAATGATTTTCACATGGACCAGATGGCCCTTGCCTATAAAAAAAATAGAGCTTGA
- a CDS encoding tetratricopeptide repeat protein has translation MGKKNETMVSKQTFYMAILVSVTFGFMIGAVYTSFKLANKGNTTSHVDAKDPHAGEQQARIGASILKLETFLKENPDNVEAWIQLGNLFFDSDRFSDDIDAYEKSLSLSPGNSHVLTDLGVMYRRNKAPEKAIKAFDMAIAAQPGFETPMYNKGIVFMHDLGDLSSAIKAWEALVAVNPAAKAPNGKLVSTLVRELKIKHEGS, from the coding sequence ATGGGAAAAAAAAATGAGACGATGGTGAGCAAACAGACCTTTTACATGGCAATTTTGGTCTCTGTCACTTTTGGGTTTATGATCGGGGCTGTATACACCTCTTTTAAGCTGGCCAACAAGGGGAATACAACTAGCCATGTCGATGCCAAGGATCCCCACGCAGGAGAGCAACAGGCCCGGATCGGGGCCAGTATTCTCAAGCTGGAGACCTTTTTAAAGGAAAATCCTGACAATGTGGAGGCCTGGATCCAGCTGGGAAATCTTTTTTTTGATTCCGACCGGTTCAGTGATGACATTGACGCCTATGAAAAATCTTTGTCCCTGTCTCCTGGCAATTCCCATGTTCTTACGGATCTCGGGGTGATGTACCGGCGAAACAAGGCCCCTGAAAAAGCCATTAAAGCCTTTGACATGGCCATTGCTGCCCAGCCGGGATTTGAAACCCCCATGTACAACAAAGGGATTGTGTTCATGCACGACCTTGGGGATCTATCCAGTGCCATCAAGGCCTGGGAAGCCCTGGTTGCCGTGAATCCAGCGGCAAAAGCACCCAATGGGAAACTGGTCAGTACCCTGGTCCGGGAACTTAAGATCAAGCATGAGGGATCTTAA
- a CDS encoding isochorismatase family protein: MLLLVVDMQKGLFETPRYEASKVIRRINHLVAKIRKIKGNIIFIQHDGPKGDLLEPLTPGWALINSLDRQDTDLVIRKKSCDAFVDTPLLKTLIKLNTNRVIITGCATDFCVDTTIRSAAAKGFEVIVARDAHTTADRPHLDARTIITHHNWSWENLILLQGRIRVADTHTLIEEI, translated from the coding sequence ATGCTGCTTCTGGTTGTGGATATGCAAAAAGGCCTGTTTGAGACCCCCAGATATGAGGCGTCCAAGGTGATCCGGCGGATCAATCACCTTGTGGCAAAAATAAGAAAAATCAAGGGAAATATCATCTTTATCCAGCACGACGGGCCCAAAGGAGATCTCCTTGAACCTTTGACTCCGGGATGGGCACTGATTAACTCACTTGACAGGCAGGATACAGATTTGGTGATTCGAAAAAAATCATGTGACGCATTTGTCGACACCCCCCTGCTCAAAACCCTGATAAAACTCAACACGAACAGGGTCATCATTACCGGCTGTGCCACGGATTTTTGCGTGGATACCACCATCCGTTCCGCAGCAGCCAAAGGATTTGAAGTCATCGTGGCCAGGGATGCCCACACCACGGCAGACCGGCCCCATCTGGATGCAAGAACCATTATCACCCACCATAACTGGTCCTGGGAGAATCTGATTCTTTTACAGGGCAGAATCCGGGTCGCTGACACCCACACCCTTATAGAGGAGATCTAA
- a CDS encoding ISAs1 family transposase gives MNEKKSLETFFDNIQDPRHHNKLHNLIDVVIIAICAVVAGADTYEQIENFGKKRKRWLSKFLSLPHGIPSHDTFGRIFERMNPNEFQSSFMHWVQSVAKMTKGQVIAIDGKTLRRSHDTSNDKKAIHMISAWASSNKVVLGQLKTEEKSNEITAIPNLLKLLDISGCIITIDAMGTQKKIAETIINKGCDYVLALKENHKTLHDEAVLFFNKMEEMKNQGYQFNEQTSVDGGHGRVETRRAVITSDIDWFEDKKSWKGLKSIGMIESTREMDGQISHEKRYYISSLDSDPNIFGNAVRRHWGIENSVHWVLDIAFREDESRVRKGNSPENFAAIRHIALNLLRNNKTFKGSVKTKRLNAAMDIKYLEEVMFG, from the coding sequence ATGAACGAAAAAAAATCTCTTGAAACTTTTTTTGACAATATTCAGGACCCCAGACACCACAATAAGCTTCATAATTTAATTGATGTCGTCATCATCGCAATTTGTGCGGTAGTTGCTGGCGCAGACACTTATGAGCAAATTGAAAACTTTGGCAAAAAGAGAAAAAGGTGGTTGTCAAAATTTCTAAGCCTTCCCCATGGGATACCCTCCCATGACACCTTTGGCAGAATTTTTGAAAGGATGAACCCGAATGAATTTCAGAGCAGTTTTATGCACTGGGTTCAGTCGGTTGCAAAGATGACCAAAGGTCAAGTCATTGCAATCGACGGCAAAACTCTAAGGCGTTCACACGATACCTCCAATGATAAGAAAGCCATTCATATGATCAGTGCGTGGGCTTCGTCTAATAAAGTGGTTTTAGGGCAATTAAAAACCGAAGAAAAATCAAATGAAATTACGGCCATTCCAAATCTTTTAAAACTTTTAGATATCTCGGGCTGCATTATAACCATTGATGCCATGGGCACTCAAAAGAAAATCGCTGAAACCATAATAAACAAAGGGTGTGACTATGTCCTTGCCCTGAAAGAAAATCATAAAACCTTGCATGATGAAGCGGTACTTTTTTTCAATAAAATGGAAGAAATGAAAAATCAGGGGTACCAGTTTAATGAACAGACCAGTGTTGACGGAGGGCACGGTCGAGTCGAAACGCGCAGGGCTGTGATAACCTCTGATATTGATTGGTTTGAAGATAAAAAAAGTTGGAAAGGTTTGAAAAGTATTGGAATGATTGAATCCACCCGGGAAATGGACGGCCAGATCAGTCATGAAAAGCGATATTATATATCGAGCCTGGATAGCGACCCCAATATTTTTGGTAATGCTGTCAGGAGGCATTGGGGAATTGAAAATTCAGTGCATTGGGTATTGGATATTGCGTTCCGTGAAGACGAAAGCAGAGTCAGAAAGGGGAACTCTCCTGAGAATTTTGCAGCGATTCGGCACATTGCATTAAATTTATTACGGAACAATAAGACATTTAAAGGGAGTGTAAAAACCAAAAGGTTGAATGCTGCTATGGATATCAAATATCTGGAGGAAGTTATGTTTGGATGA
- a CDS encoding D-alanyl-D-alanine carboxypeptidase family protein, whose amino-acid sequence MNVRKMDRRAFFKITCATFSLGAMSLWAVPEFECHGKDFQKCNHGPLPDQAVKDRLVKTRLFDQHFKDDLFLSSAQMGLLHSCLVRMKRIQRVMGYGHFCLAGFDDALAYAGSYARIGKFTTQEIQFLEDLFYTPAGAYGFMGEKPIQKITMKINRKKSVKIPGTGHYLYRGKPVQMYKDIQKKIGPEAVLTSGIRGVMKQFLLFLNKTASSRGNLSMASRSLAPPGYSFHGTGDFDVGEKGFGVDNFTEKFIQTRVYNQLSDLGYIKFRYDRENDLGVRFEPWHVEVG is encoded by the coding sequence ATGAACGTGAGGAAAATGGATCGAAGGGCTTTTTTTAAAATAACCTGTGCTACATTCTCCCTTGGTGCTATGTCTTTGTGGGCGGTGCCAGAGTTTGAATGCCATGGAAAAGATTTTCAGAAATGCAACCATGGGCCATTGCCGGATCAGGCGGTTAAGGACCGGCTGGTCAAAACCCGGCTGTTTGACCAGCATTTTAAGGATGATCTTTTTTTGTCATCAGCCCAGATGGGCCTGCTTCACTCCTGCCTGGTACGGATGAAACGGATTCAGCGGGTGATGGGGTATGGCCATTTTTGTCTGGCTGGGTTTGACGATGCCTTGGCCTATGCCGGATCCTATGCCAGGATAGGAAAGTTTACCACCCAGGAAATTCAATTTCTTGAAGATCTTTTTTATACCCCTGCAGGGGCGTACGGATTTATGGGAGAAAAACCCATTCAAAAAATCACCATGAAGATCAACAGAAAAAAGAGTGTTAAAATTCCCGGGACAGGCCATTACCTTTACAGGGGCAAACCGGTTCAGATGTACAAGGATATTCAAAAAAAGATCGGGCCGGAAGCGGTTCTCACCTCTGGAATTCGGGGGGTGATGAAACAATTTTTACTCTTTTTGAATAAAACCGCATCCAGCCGAGGCAATTTATCCATGGCCTCCCGATCCCTGGCTCCACCGGGATATTCATTCCATGGAACAGGTGATTTTGATGTGGGAGAAAAAGGGTTCGGGGTTGATAATTTTACTGAAAAGTTTATCCAGACCCGGGTGTACAACCAATTGTCGGATTTGGGATATATAAAATTTAGATATGATAGGGAAAATGATCTTGGCGTCCGGTTTGAACCATGGCATGTTGAAGTGGGCTGA
- a CDS encoding (Fe-S)-binding protein, whose translation MAEAVIKLGRKKKASTFLDKVKEILPEGGNLNACLTCGACSSGCPATGLADMDPRKFLRMAALGMDEEIAASDWPWMCTMCMRCIYVCPMKIDIPQLVFNARALRPREERPKGILESCNMALKNDTTSAMGTTEEDFEFVVEDVLEEYQESQPEFADMQAPIDKEGAEFFLNQNSREPVTEPDEMVPLWKILHLAGVNWTYGSKGWAGENYCMFLADDDDWKHVTKTSADQANKLGVKTFLNTEUGHVTFSVRAGLKKYNLEHKFQVKNIYEYYAKWIREGKLKVNSDWNKDLGIKFTVQDPCQIVRKSYGDPIAEDLRFVVKSVVGEENFIDMQPNRSNNYCCGGGGGFLQSGFKEERLKYGKLKDDQIKATGADYCIAGCHNCHAQIHELSEHYGSNYPVVHMWTLICLSLGILGPNEREYLGDDLKEVNVFHPESAM comes from the coding sequence ATGGCAGAAGCTGTCATCAAACTGGGCCGTAAGAAAAAGGCCTCAACATTTTTAGACAAGGTTAAAGAAATCCTGCCCGAGGGTGGGAATCTCAACGCCTGCCTGACCTGCGGTGCCTGTTCATCAGGGTGCCCGGCAACAGGCTTGGCAGATATGGATCCCAGAAAATTTTTGCGTATGGCTGCTCTTGGAATGGACGAAGAAATCGCCGCTTCTGACTGGCCCTGGATGTGTACCATGTGCATGCGCTGTATCTATGTCTGCCCCATGAAAATTGATATTCCCCAGCTGGTTTTCAATGCAAGGGCACTTCGCCCAAGAGAGGAAAGACCTAAAGGTATCCTGGAATCCTGTAACATGGCACTTAAAAATGATACCACCTCGGCCATGGGTACCACTGAAGAGGATTTTGAATTTGTGGTTGAGGATGTACTGGAAGAATACCAGGAATCCCAGCCTGAATTTGCAGATATGCAGGCCCCCATTGACAAGGAAGGCGCTGAATTCTTCCTGAACCAGAACTCCAGGGAACCGGTCACAGAACCCGATGAAATGGTCCCCCTTTGGAAAATCCTTCATCTTGCCGGCGTCAACTGGACTTACGGCAGTAAAGGCTGGGCAGGAGAGAACTACTGCATGTTCCTGGCAGATGATGATGACTGGAAACATGTCACCAAAACATCGGCTGACCAGGCCAACAAACTGGGGGTGAAAACCTTTCTCAACACCGAGTGAGGCCACGTCACATTCTCAGTCCGGGCCGGACTGAAAAAATACAACCTGGAACATAAATTCCAAGTCAAAAATATCTACGAATACTATGCCAAATGGATCCGTGAAGGCAAACTCAAGGTTAATTCCGACTGGAACAAGGATCTTGGGATCAAATTTACGGTACAGGATCCTTGTCAGATCGTAAGGAAAAGCTATGGAGATCCCATTGCCGAAGACTTAAGATTTGTCGTAAAATCCGTTGTGGGCGAGGAAAACTTTATTGATATGCAGCCCAACCGCTCCAACAACTATTGCTGCGGCGGCGGCGGCGGATTTCTCCAATCCGGATTTAAAGAAGAACGTCTCAAATACGGTAAACTCAAAGACGATCAGATCAAGGCCACCGGCGCAGACTACTGCATTGCCGGCTGCCATAACTGCCATGCCCAGATCCACGAACTATCCGAGCATTACGGGAGCAACTACCCCGTGGTTCACATGTGGACCTTGATATGCCTTTCCTTAGGCATCCTTGGCCCCAATGAAAGGGAGTATCTCGGGGATGACCTCAAAGAGGTCAATGTATTCCACCCGGAATCTGCCATGTAG
- a CDS encoding aminotransferase class I/II-fold pyridoxal phosphate-dependent enzyme, giving the protein MGRLTMPRHQKITPIMCNTLGPDDAQMARDLLKIEDKWQDPAPVDQAEKWLAHWLDLKQVFGFMGGRAALYAIAKAMGLSKGDEVIIPGLTCQVVVNAFEYNGATCVHADIERDTFNMDVQRFAEKITPKTRAVLLQHTFGVPARDTLAILAMAKSHGIMVIEDVAHGLGGRLLRQKLGTFGDVAFFSTERTKMINTIHGGFAATSNPAILKGLKQVYDSAGYPSADKIKDILNTLLFCYYTKVHKNRVNRFDWARKIYGQNLIPQMTDLELLGKFEPMYACKMPGPIGALALNQLKKFETFIPLRQAAARKWEQWAVSNGYGISSPADDSYCTWLRYPVIVPEHLKTDTSWIEKDLAMEPGVWFQTPCHPNNREIFDIPIGWEIARTVVNLPTGLWID; this is encoded by the coding sequence TTGGGCCGACTGACCATGCCCCGGCACCAGAAAATCACCCCTATCATGTGCAACACCCTGGGACCCGACGATGCCCAAATGGCCCGGGATCTGCTCAAAATAGAGGACAAATGGCAGGACCCGGCCCCAGTGGACCAGGCGGAAAAATGGCTGGCCCACTGGCTGGATTTGAAACAGGTTTTTGGGTTCATGGGGGGGCGGGCCGCCCTTTATGCCATAGCCAAGGCCATGGGACTTTCAAAAGGGGATGAAGTGATCATTCCCGGCCTGACCTGCCAGGTGGTGGTCAACGCCTTTGAGTACAACGGGGCAACCTGTGTCCATGCCGATATCGAGAGGGACACCTTTAACATGGATGTCCAGCGATTTGCAGAGAAAATCACCCCAAAAACCCGGGCAGTCCTTCTCCAGCATACCTTCGGGGTCCCGGCCCGGGATACCCTGGCCATCCTGGCCATGGCAAAATCCCACGGCATTATGGTGATCGAAGATGTGGCCCATGGACTGGGGGGAAGGCTTTTACGGCAGAAACTGGGCACCTTTGGGGATGTGGCATTTTTCTCCACGGAACGGACCAAGATGATCAACACCATCCACGGGGGATTTGCCGCCACCTCCAACCCGGCCATCTTAAAAGGGCTCAAGCAGGTGTATGACAGTGCCGGATATCCCTCGGCTGATAAAATCAAAGATATCCTAAACACCCTATTGTTCTGTTATTATACCAAGGTCCACAAGAACCGGGTAAATCGATTTGACTGGGCCCGAAAAATCTATGGGCAAAACCTCATCCCCCAGATGACCGATTTGGAGCTCCTCGGCAAATTTGAACCCATGTACGCATGCAAAATGCCCGGGCCCATAGGTGCCCTGGCCCTGAATCAATTAAAAAAATTTGAAACCTTTATCCCCCTTCGCCAGGCAGCGGCCCGAAAATGGGAACAATGGGCCGTATCGAACGGATACGGGATATCCAGCCCCGCAGACGACAGCTATTGCACCTGGCTTCGATACCCGGTCATCGTGCCCGAGCACCTCAAAACCGATACCTCCTGGATTGAAAAAGACCTGGCCATGGAGCCCGGGGTCTGGTTCCAGACCCCCTGCCACCCCAACAACAGAGAAATTTTTGACATTCCCATTGGATGGGAAATTGCCAGGACCGTGGTCAATTTGCCCACGGGATTGTGGATAGACTAA
- a CDS encoding deacylase: protein MPQPLLLPNYRIISGKVIVVPNLNFSSIIMRSRGIHGDMNRKFDQLNSKDPESRTIDRIKTIMLDPDVDFILNLHDGSGFYSPVYEERLRCPDRWGQSIIIDQEKMALLPQNRQGLFTDLARAAAQCAQDVNRTLLDPSHRVHVKNTRTAKGNREMAKTLTFFALKHQKPAFGIEASKSFLTPTRVYYHLAAIESFFTQAGIEFERRFVLDKAGIKRAMDQDIALSMGDRRILLFAENIRRTINYIPMKKTDNIKFQVNHPLLTLVPSGKGYNLFHGNRRLTRLSFQYFDCDLGLDRIEMVVDGRPRLISFGSIVPVKDRFLVKPIPDHRVNVIGFTRKNTANESGLVIERPNFAKRFSIDWDGRIFRIEVYRQGKFTGMVLVDFRTRPSALKLARSDENSVYLDQRF, encoded by the coding sequence ATGCCGCAGCCCTTATTGCTACCCAATTATAGGATAATTTCAGGAAAGGTTATTGTTGTTCCCAATTTAAATTTTTCAAGCATTATCATGCGTTCCAGGGGAATACATGGGGACATGAACCGGAAATTTGACCAGCTGAATTCCAAAGATCCCGAATCAAGGACCATTGACCGGATCAAAACCATAATGCTGGACCCGGATGTGGATTTTATCCTCAACCTTCATGACGGCAGCGGATTTTATTCCCCGGTCTACGAGGAGCGGCTGCGCTGTCCGGACCGTTGGGGACAGAGCATCATTATTGACCAGGAAAAAATGGCCTTGCTTCCCCAGAACCGTCAGGGGCTGTTTACAGACCTTGCCCGGGCCGCCGCTCAATGCGCTCAAGATGTTAATCGAACACTGCTGGATCCCTCCCACCGGGTTCATGTGAAAAATACCCGCACGGCCAAGGGGAATCGTGAAATGGCAAAAACCCTGACTTTTTTTGCCCTGAAACACCAGAAACCCGCCTTTGGCATTGAAGCCAGCAAATCGTTTTTAACCCCCACCCGGGTGTATTACCATCTTGCGGCCATTGAATCTTTTTTTACCCAGGCCGGTATTGAGTTTGAACGCAGGTTTGTCTTGGACAAAGCCGGTATTAAACGGGCCATGGACCAGGATATTGCCCTGAGCATGGGCGATCGCAGAATCCTGCTTTTTGCCGAGAATATCCGTCGCACAATCAACTATATCCCCATGAAAAAGACAGATAATATCAAATTCCAAGTGAACCATCCCCTATTGACCCTGGTGCCCAGCGGCAAGGGCTACAATCTTTTCCACGGGAATCGGAGACTGACCCGGCTGTCGTTTCAGTATTTTGACTGTGACCTGGGCCTTGACCGGATTGAGATGGTGGTGGACGGCCGGCCCCGGTTGATTTCTTTTGGGTCTATCGTGCCGGTAAAAGACAGATTCCTGGTAAAACCCATCCCGGATCATCGGGTGAACGTCATTGGGTTTACCCGGAAAAATACAGCCAATGAGTCAGGGCTTGTGATTGAACGGCCCAATTTTGCCAAGCGGTTTTCCATAGACTGGGACGGCCGTATTTTCAGAATCGAAGTCTACCGGCAGGGCAAATTTACCGGCATGGTTCTGGTGGATTTTCGAACCCGGCCCTCTGCCTTGAAACTGGCCCGGTCAGATGAAAATTCAGTGTACTTGGACCAACGGTTTTAA
- a CDS encoding creatininase family protein, protein MKIQDMTWAMVETLVKTEKRAVLPLGSVEQHGKLSLGTVTIKMETYLRVVGDILDSMYRSGHRQILIVNGHGGNSFVGGFAQEWLMTHGDARVRLHNWWAAPNTWAKVQEAERGSSHASWMENFPWTEISSVDYETQNSKPPLDLDILHQLGPEDTRAFVQDGNFGGMEKREPELMTQIWKIAVDETRSMLETGWAD, encoded by the coding sequence ATGAAAATCCAAGACATGACCTGGGCAATGGTGGAAACCCTTGTAAAAACAGAAAAAAGAGCGGTTCTCCCCCTAGGCAGCGTGGAGCAGCATGGCAAGCTCAGCCTGGGAACGGTTACCATCAAAATGGAGACCTATCTGAGGGTGGTGGGGGATATCCTGGACAGCATGTACCGGTCCGGCCATCGGCAGATCCTCATTGTCAACGGCCACGGGGGAAACTCATTTGTGGGAGGATTTGCCCAGGAATGGCTCATGACCCATGGGGATGCCCGGGTAAGGTTGCACAACTGGTGGGCGGCCCCGAACACCTGGGCAAAGGTCCAGGAAGCGGAAAGAGGATCTTCCCATGCATCCTGGATGGAAAATTTCCCCTGGACTGAAATTTCCAGTGTGGATTATGAAACTCAAAATTCCAAACCCCCATTGGACCTTGACATCCTTCACCAGCTAGGACCTGAAGATACCAGGGCCTTTGTTCAGGACGGCAATTTCGGGGGCATGGAAAAACGCGAACCAGAACTCATGACTCAAATCTGGAAAATTGCCGTGGATGAGACCCGGTCCATGCTGGAAACCGGTTGGGCCGACTGA
- a CDS encoding M48 family metallopeptidase: MRDLKAFLASAPDGWSIEIIKKNISHIYFRVYPDKKQVRVSAPRAISSDDLKAAVSAKSPWILKHICFPRKTIPLAWETPSSQKVYFKGQAYALVDCQSPSSAQVVLDPEKGVMVYSRPNASDDKKAGLLLQWYRDCLDQEISILVDKWVPVMGVTLGQFRIKKMKTRWGSCNTRANRIWINLALIRLSPCFLEYVLVHELVHLLEPSHNARFYGLMDQYYPDWPKVKARLRQYSPGV, from the coding sequence ATGAGGGATCTTAAGGCCTTTCTGGCTTCAGCACCGGATGGCTGGAGCATTGAAATTATAAAAAAAAATATAAGTCACATTTATTTTAGGGTATATCCGGACAAAAAGCAGGTCAGGGTTTCAGCACCGCGCGCAATCAGTTCTGATGATCTGAAAGCGGCGGTATCGGCCAAATCCCCATGGATACTTAAACACATTTGTTTTCCCAGAAAAACAATTCCCCTGGCCTGGGAGACTCCCAGCTCACAAAAAGTATATTTTAAAGGCCAGGCCTATGCTCTGGTCGACTGCCAAAGCCCATCGTCTGCCCAGGTGGTGCTGGACCCTGAAAAAGGGGTTATGGTCTATTCCCGGCCCAATGCCTCTGATGACAAAAAAGCAGGTCTGCTTTTGCAATGGTACAGGGATTGTCTTGACCAAGAGATTTCAATCCTGGTGGACAAGTGGGTGCCTGTCATGGGTGTTACCCTGGGCCAGTTTCGAATAAAAAAAATGAAAACCCGGTGGGGAAGCTGTAACACAAGGGCGAACCGGATCTGGATCAACCTGGCTTTGATCCGGCTTTCCCCCTGTTTTTTAGAGTATGTTCTTGTCCATGAATTGGTTCACCTGCTTGAACCCTCTCACAATGCCCGGTTCTATGGACTAATGGATCAATATTATCCGGACTGGCCAAAGGTAAAGGCCCGGTTGAGGCAATATTCTCCCGGGGTATGA